The nucleotide sequence AACAGTAATAAATGTAAACTGACCTGCGACATGAAAAATACTGTTTCAGGGCCTCATCATGGGGAGCACGTGGACTATAGTTTGGTGATGGAATTATTGAAATCTGTAATTCTCTAGCTTTAGGTAGGATCACGTTCCAAGAGCTCTGTGTAGAACCACTCTTCTGTTCTGGGTCAGCCAAATCATAACGCTAGtaataaattttacaaatgtaCTTTCAGAAAAGGAAAAACTATATTCagctgaaataatttttgttacaATATGGGCCTGCTGGGAATCAGTAATATAGTAAGAGTTTTATGTAACTGGACAGCACTGGCTAAAAAAGCAAATCAAAAGTTGTTACTATATGATCTTAAGAAATTACACTTCACAAAAAAGAAACATCTTTCTACTACAATTTCTGCGACAGAAGTGAAAGCAAAACCCCAAAGTATTCATTTATAACAAACACAATAATACAAGAAAAGGCATTTTTGTCGGACTGTTACTGTCTGAAAACTCTGTATCATTATATCAATTTATTACAGCACTTAAAAATATTGacaatacatgtacatcaatatttaaaaaaaatccattcaGGAAAAAAATCATTCCAAGtccttaaacatattttgcctttaAAATGTGAGACAATTCTCTACAAAATGCAAGCATAATATGAATTCAGTTTTTATCTATCCCTTTTCCTATTTTGTACAAAAGGAAAAAAGGCTCTTTTTGAACAAAATGCTCTTTTCGAAAAATGAGCAATTATTgggcatatattatatatatatttccaggtCTGAAAGGAAAAGGCCTCTTCCAAATTTCTTGATGAAAAGCCCTACATCAaccagccctttttttgtaaatttggggaagggtaccaggtcccttttggaggggaaatttacgtcgcgaaatcattgtttggaggaatatatttgctgaaaagttgttaaaatcaggactgaaaatcaaaactaatttcatttttttttgcatggggaatttttggccaaggtggggaaaaaagtatactttttagattggggaatggggccgaatttcggccctaaaatcagcataaaaaaaggcctgcaTCAACACATCAATATTGCAATTATCAATGATAAACCTTAAAATAATTCAATAGATACCTTCATTATCAAGTAAAATGGCAGTTCTATCGGCGGCTTATTCTGCATGTTGAACAAACACAGAGGTGAGATAAAGAGTCTTTTTGATTTGTCATATTCTTTACCCAGACATCTCACCATACATAGTCTCTCTGTGCGAATGCATGCCTTGTCCTCATCGCAGTCTTCGTTTGGATACTCAGGTGATATCAAAACATAACTACTGTCGAATAACCCCTCCTTTAACATTTGCTTTCGTGACATGCCAACATAATACAAAGGATCAAAATTTTTGTACTTTCTCTTCCCTCCACAACATCCTTCTGAAAAGAGGTTGTTGTGGAACAACTTCATATCAAAATGTCCAACTGTCTCACTtctagttttttttcttctatttttcatggatctgctGTTTTTTGAAGTTTGGCATTGAATCTGTTTCATCTATCTCAGGACTCAGATAATTTTGATTCATGGCGTAACTGAATGTCTGATATAAAAATGTCCTTAAATGGTCCAGAAATGTCCTGTCACCCTGTCTTGGATTAGTTACAAGAGATTCCATTTTGGCTTTAAAATGTTCACGTTCTGCTTCTAAATCTCCAAGGTAGGTCAAAACAAATTCTGTCCTTGCTGTAATCAAACCTTGCTGAACAGGAGAGCACTCAAGGAcgaatatatcaaaataaaatgttcttttgaAATCTGGATCTTCAAGAAGTTCCCATATGGTGAAAGGAAGACATCTTAGTCCGTATAAGAACAGGATTTGACTGAACCCTCACTCAATAACCGAGTgcaaaattttttgtttgtaagccATTGAAAGGTTTCATGACTACTTACACCAAGAACAACATTACTGACAGGATTAACTTAACAGGACGAATAAAGATGGGtttctgtttgtatgtgtgtagTAGTCATAAATTGCTGACTGCAAGTTAACGTaacaaaatcaacattttctTCAGCATCCTCATTTTGACATGGACGGTAACGAACACCTCTATGTCTAAGCCAGTTGTTACATCTTCCATTGCATCTACATCACTGTCATCGGTCTCTGGTTGAAGAATTTCTGGGAAATTCTGACTATTGGATAGCATTCTCTGAAAAATGCATCCTGGGCCTTCCCAGGTGGG is from Mercenaria mercenaria strain notata unplaced genomic scaffold, MADL_Memer_1 contig_2404, whole genome shotgun sequence and encodes:
- the LOC128552350 gene encoding peroxisomal ATPase PEX6-like, whose translation is MKLFHNNLFSEGCCGGKRKYKNFDPLYYVGMSRKQMLKEGLFDSSYVLISPEYPNEDCDEDKACIRTERLCMVRCLGKEYDKSKRLFISPLCLFNMQNKPPIELPFYLIMKRYDLADPEQKSGSTQSSWNVILPKARELQISIIPSPNYSPRAPHDEALKQYFSCRRVVAVGDVLAIRSSGKILFLSETKLFIWLY